The Mucilaginibacter terrae region CATACATCGATAAAGATACCAAATCGCACTTCAGCAAGCTTATTGCTCCATCGGTAGGTTATGAGACTAATAAATTGGATTTCTCTTTCCGTTACGAGAACGTTAACCACCAGAACGATTATGTAAGCTTTATTGCGATCCGCATAGCTTATAACTTCAACTTCTAAGCGTTCTAATTTTAAAATATTTGAAAGCCCTGAGCCGTTTGGTTCGGGGCTTTTTATTTTACACGAATTGAGGTTGAATTATATCGGATTTATCCACCCGTCATGCCGAACTTGTTTCGGCATTCCACAGGGGATAGGTAGACGACGAGTATAGCATGTGGCATGTTCAAATAATTCAGTACGGACAAACAAGATCTGATAAAAATACCAAGCTGTTAGTTTTTAGCCTTTGTATCTTTAAAATCGGTAACAGTTTTACCATCATACCGGTATACTCCGTTTATAGATCCAACCCAGATACTGCCATTGGCTTCTAAAATGCCGCAAAGCATTTTGTTTACCGACAGTATGGTGGTTATAGCAGGTTTTTTATGGTACAATGACTTTTGATCATATCGGGAAAGCTGCCATGCGCCAACTCCATTAGGGCTTACCGGGCCGGTAGTCCATATATTACCTTCTTTATCTTCCATTATGGCCGAAGCAACTTTAGCTATCACCTTGGTAAAACTGCTGCCATCATAGCGCCATAAGCCAGAGGAAACATACAAGGTAGAACCCTTTTTTTCATCAATGATGGAAGCGCCGAACCAAATGTTGCCTCTTCTGTCTTCAATGATAGACCAAACGTTGTTAAAGGTTTTACCGTCATTGTTTTTGAAAACTGTAAATGTTTTACCGTCATAATAGCAAGCTTCGCTATTGGTGCCAAACCATAACCGCCCGGTTTTATCTTCGAGAATAGTATGAATGCGGTTATCCGGAAGCCCTTCTTTAGTTGTGAAATTCAGGAAGGATTTACCATCATAATGGCTTGCTCCGCCGCCGGTACCAAACCAAATATTACCGACCCTGTCTTCATAAATAAATATAACGGCATTATTTGCGAGCCCATCCCTGGTGGTAAAATGTTGAAAGGAGCTGCCATCATATTTATAAACGCCCGAATCGGTAGTAGAAATCCAGATATTACCACGTCGGTCCTCCAATACATCCCAGTATCTGAGCACACCAATTTTATTGGTCAAATTAGTAAAGGATTTTCCATCATATTTAAACACACCTGATAATGATGACGCAATTAAAATGTTGCCATTACTGCCTTGCTTTACATTTCTAACCATCCTGTTAGGATCGTAAGCACTCACGGTGTCTTTAGTTCCTGATGGGATGGTGTTTATAGCTGTATTAGTTTGGCTTTGTGCATAAGAGGTTTGGAAGGTAACCATCAGCAACAAAGTATATATGTGTAAGTACTTCATAATTTATTTTATCAAAATTTGATTCAGCGAATCTACCCTGATAGTCATGTACATGGTGGTTGTGGAATGTAAATTAAAATGTAAACATTGTAAATAAAGCTTTATACGACAGGTGGGGGAACGGTATAAGTATGGTTCAGGAAAAATTCGTGTAATACGAACCAATTCGCCCTAATTAGTGTGATAAAATAGAAAAGCCGGGCTGTAAAACAACCCGGCTTCCATGTATCTGTATTGCAAATGTTATTGCAATTGCTCTAAAGCGCGTTTAATGCGTTTGCAAGCCTCTATCAGCTTATCCTCGGCCGCGGCGTACGATAAACGGATAGATTTAGGATCACCGAATGATAGGCCGCCCACGGTAGCTACGTGTGCTTCTTCTAACAGGTAGATCGATAGCTCGTCGCAATCGTTAATGGTGCGGCCGTTGTATGATTTGCCAAAGAACGCTGTAACATCGGGGAAGAAGTAGAACGCACCCTCTGGCAGGTTTACTTTCAGTCCGTTGATTTCTTTTAACAGTCCGTAAACCAAGTCGCGGCGTTTTTTAAATTCCTCACGCATTTGTAGCACCGACTCCAAGCCACCTTCATAAGCGGCAGTGCCGGCACGTTGAGTGATAGAACAAGTACCCGAAGTAACCTGGCCCTGCATTTTGTCGAACGCGTTAGCCAGTTCTTTGGTTGATGCCGTGTAGCCAATGCGCCAGCCGGTCATGGCGTAACCCTTAGAGAAACCGTTGATGATGATCACGCGGTCTTTAATGGCACCAAACTGGGCAATCGACTCGTGTTTGTCAACATAGTTAATGTGCTCGTATATCTCGTCAGACAGGATGTAAACATGCGGATGTTTCTCAAAAACCTTAGCCAAACCTTCTAGCTCAGCTTTGCTGTACAAGCTGCCGGTTGGGTTTGATGGTGATGAAAACATGAACAATTTAGAATTAGGCGTAATTGCTGCTTCTAATTGCTCAGGCGTAATTTTAAAGTTTTGCTCAACAGTGGTGTCGATGAACACGCTTTTGCCTTCGGCCAGTTTAACCACTTCCGAGTATGATACCCAGTATGGTGTAGGGATGATCACCTCTTCGCCGGGGTTAACCAAACAAAGCACAGCATTGGCTATGGCCTGTTTTGCGCCGGTTGATACCACGATGTCGGTAAATTCGTAATCGAGGTTGTTTTCGTCTTTAAGCTTTTTCACTATGGCTTTTCGCAGTTCAGGATAACCAGCCACCGGGGTGTAGTAGGTAAAGTTATCATCCATAGCCTTCTTTGCAGCCTCCTTAATGTGTTCGGGAGTGTGAAAGTCGGGTTCGCCAAAGCTAAGGCTGATTACATCAACACCTTTTGCAGCCAATTCGCGGCCCATTTTAGCCATTTTAATAGTCTGTGATTCAGACAAATTGTTAATTCTGTCGCTTAGTGCACTCATAGTTGAAATTCAAATTGGGCAAATATAGAAAATTAGTTTACCCGCAATTGAACTCCTTATTATTAAATTTGCCCATATTTTACTGATTTGAAAGAGACGCGGAATATTATCATCGTAGCATTAGTGGTAAGTGTGGTACTAATGCTGGCCAAATTCAGCGCCTATTTTTTAACGGCATCCACATTTGTATTAACAGATGCTGCCGAAAGTATTGTAAATGTGGTGGCCAGTTCGTTCGCGTTTTTCAGTATTTATATAGCCTCGCAACCGCGCGATGAGAACCATCCTTACGGTCATGGCAAAATTGAATTTTTCTCGGTTTTTGTTGAAGGTGCGCTTATATCTGTAGCCGGTGCAGGTATTTTAGTTAAGGCTGGTTATGGGTTGTTTCATCCGCAACCTATTCATGATTTGCTTACCGGTGCCATTATTATTGGTTTAACAGGTGCTGTTAATGGCGCGTTGGGTTATTATATGATTTACAGGGCAAAAGCCTTGCGATCACTTACTTTGGATGCCGACGGAAGGCATTTACTTACCGATATGGTAACCAGTGGTGGTTTGGTGGTGGGCTTATTGCTCATTCATTTTACTGGTCTTAACTGGCTGGATGGGGCACTATCC contains the following coding sequences:
- a CDS encoding ligand-binding sensor domain-containing protein; translated protein: MKYLHIYTLLLMVTFQTSYAQSQTNTAINTIPSGTKDTVSAYDPNRMVRNVKQGSNGNILIASSLSGVFKYDGKSFTNLTNKIGVLRYWDVLEDRRGNIWISTTDSGVYKYDGSSFQHFTTRDGLANNAVIFIYEDRVGNIWFGTGGGASHYDGKSFLNFTTKEGLPDNRIHTILEDKTGRLWFGTNSEACYYDGKTFTVFKNNDGKTFNNVWSIIEDRRGNIWFGASIIDEKKGSTLYVSSGLWRYDGSSFTKVIAKVASAIMEDKEGNIWTTGPVSPNGVGAWQLSRYDQKSLYHKKPAITTILSVNKMLCGILEANGSIWVGSINGVYRYDGKTVTDFKDTKAKN
- a CDS encoding pyridoxal phosphate-dependent aminotransferase, which produces MSALSDRINNLSESQTIKMAKMGRELAAKGVDVISLSFGEPDFHTPEHIKEAAKKAMDDNFTYYTPVAGYPELRKAIVKKLKDENNLDYEFTDIVVSTGAKQAIANAVLCLVNPGEEVIIPTPYWVSYSEVVKLAEGKSVFIDTTVEQNFKITPEQLEAAITPNSKLFMFSSPSNPTGSLYSKAELEGLAKVFEKHPHVYILSDEIYEHINYVDKHESIAQFGAIKDRVIIINGFSKGYAMTGWRIGYTASTKELANAFDKMQGQVTSGTCSITQRAGTAAYEGGLESVLQMREEFKKRRDLVYGLLKEINGLKVNLPEGAFYFFPDVTAFFGKSYNGRTINDCDELSIYLLEEAHVATVGGLSFGDPKSIRLSYAAAEDKLIEACKRIKRALEQLQ
- a CDS encoding cation diffusion facilitator family transporter gives rise to the protein MKETRNIIIVALVVSVVLMLAKFSAYFLTASTFVLTDAAESIVNVVASSFAFFSIYIASQPRDENHPYGHGKIEFFSVFVEGALISVAGAGILVKAGYGLFHPQPIHDLLTGAIIIGLTGAVNGALGYYMIYRAKALRSLTLDADGRHLLTDMVTSGGLVVGLLLIHFTGLNWLDGALSIAVGLYICYSGYKLVRKSVAGLMDETDFDVVEHIIKVLNEERKPEWIDVHNLRAQKYGHELHLDCHMTLPNYFDLNRVHAEISLVDKLINEKAGVATELFIHADPCLPECCHYCSMPNCPIRSEAKRVDIEWTMENILRNKKHFE